One region of Planifilum fulgidum genomic DNA includes:
- a CDS encoding vWA domain-containing protein translates to MKRALLWMLILCLVFSSGCSLLSGQNVDKADKKSDEEEVKQAATDVEGMLREGPGKYAGDKYDEEKVKAELDKLPDNLTADEAYNHLVALLAEDYKPILKELDALDPTIKTNIKEPGGVNVPEGELPKQVNVEILLDASGSMAGRVSGGVKMDLAKKAIHDFVSKLPEGAQVALRVYGHKGSNQQKDKELSCKSTEVVYPLGAYDKSSFQKSLGKFRPTGWTPLAAAIEQAKNDLSGKTGENVENIIYVVSDGIETCGGDPVKAAKELHESEIQAIVNIIGFDVDNEGQRALKKVAEAGGGKYTTVSTGEDLKKHLEGEYRRLSVEWMDWGNKSYLDAQQQWTDKWKKLTDLTTLLSRTNHEENTRMLKAKDYLESRGKLHNPDELYDKISNRWEKISSYEEKRYKELDKILEEEKIKEQKRVEEKEKEMLDQYDH, encoded by the coding sequence ATGAAGCGAGCGCTCTTATGGATGCTAATCCTTTGCTTGGTTTTCAGCAGCGGATGTTCCCTGCTTTCGGGTCAAAATGTGGATAAGGCGGACAAGAAATCGGATGAAGAGGAGGTGAAGCAGGCGGCAACGGATGTGGAAGGGATGCTTCGGGAGGGGCCGGGCAAATATGCAGGAGACAAGTACGACGAGGAAAAGGTGAAAGCAGAACTGGACAAGCTGCCTGACAACCTGACGGCGGATGAAGCCTACAATCATCTGGTGGCCCTCTTGGCTGAGGACTACAAACCGATTCTCAAGGAACTGGATGCGTTAGACCCCACGATCAAAACAAATATTAAAGAGCCGGGAGGCGTGAATGTTCCGGAAGGAGAGCTGCCCAAACAGGTAAACGTGGAGATTCTCCTGGATGCGAGCGGAAGCATGGCCGGCCGGGTGAGCGGCGGGGTGAAGATGGACCTGGCCAAGAAGGCGATTCATGATTTTGTCTCCAAACTGCCGGAGGGCGCCCAAGTGGCCTTGCGGGTTTATGGCCACAAGGGAAGCAATCAGCAGAAAGATAAGGAGCTTTCTTGCAAGAGCACCGAAGTGGTTTATCCCCTGGGGGCTTACGACAAATCTTCCTTCCAGAAGTCCCTGGGCAAGTTCCGGCCGACGGGTTGGACTCCCCTGGCTGCGGCGATCGAGCAGGCGAAGAACGATTTGAGCGGGAAGACGGGGGAGAATGTGGAGAACATCATCTATGTGGTAAGCGACGGGATTGAGACCTGCGGCGGGGATCCGGTCAAGGCGGCGAAGGAGCTGCATGAGTCGGAGATCCAGGCGATTGTCAACATCATCGGCTTTGACGTGGACAATGAAGGACAGCGGGCTCTGAAGAAGGTGGCGGAAGCCGGTGGAGGCAAGTACACTACAGTTAGTACCGGGGAGGATCTCAAGAAACATCTGGAAGGGGAATATAGGCGATTAAGTGTTGAATGGATGGATTGGGGAAACAAAAGTTACTTGGATGCCCAGCAACAATGGACGGATAAATGGAAGAAATTAACCGATTTAACTACATTGTTGTCACGCACAAATCATGAGGAAAATACTCGAATGCTAAAGGCCAAAGACTATCTTGAATCAAGGGGGAAATTACATAACCCTGACGAATTGTACGATAAAATCAGCAATAGATGGGAGAAAATATCTAGTTATGAAGAAAAGCGCTATAAAGAATTAGACAAGATTCTAGAGGAAGAGAAAATTAAAGAACAGAAGAGAGTAGAGGAGAAAGAAAAAGAGATGCTGGATCAATACGATCATTAA
- a CDS encoding vWA domain-containing protein, translating to MKQAFSWMLVLCLVFSSGCSLLSGKNVDQADADKESDEVKVKQAATDVEGMLREGPGKYAGDKYDEEKVKAELDKLPDNLTADEAYNHLVTLLAEDYKPILKELDTFDTTIKTNIKEPGGVNVPEGELPKQVNVEILLDASGSMAGRVSGGVKMDLAKEAIRDFVSKLPEGAQVALRVYGHKGSNQEKDKELSCKSTEVVYPLRAYDKSSFQKSLDKFRPMGWTPLAAAIEQAKNDLSGNSGENVENIIYVVSDGIETCGGDPVKAAKELHESEIQAIVNIIGFDVDNEGQRALKKVAEAGGGKYTTVNSGEDLRKHLEEEYTRLRNEWWIWGVDSSLDAWRQWGEKWEKLSKLDTLFSDKNNEENSRMLHAKDYLESQGKLSDFVGLYNKINDRWLKINKYREGRYFELDNILKEEEANETRRVKEKAQEMEDQYQ from the coding sequence ATGAAGCAGGCATTCTCATGGATGCTGGTCCTTTGCCTGGTTTTCAGCAGCGGATGTTCCCTGCTTTCGGGGAAAAATGTGGATCAGGCTGATGCGGACAAGGAATCGGATGAAGTGAAGGTGAAACAGGCGGCAACGGATGTAGAAGGAATGCTTCGGGAGGGGCCGGGCAAATATGCAGGAGACAAGTACGACGAGGAAAAGGTAAAAGCGGAGCTGGATAAGCTGCCCGACAACCTGACGGCGGATGAAGCCTACAACCATCTGGTGACCCTGCTGGCCGAAGACTACAAGCCGATTCTCAAGGAATTGGATACATTTGATACCACCATCAAAACAAATATTAAAGAGCCGGGAGGAGTCAACGTCCCGGAAGGAGAGCTCCCCAAACAGGTGAACGTGGAGATTCTCCTGGATGCCAGCGGGAGTATGGCCGGCCGGGTGAGCGGCGGGGTGAAGATGGACCTGGCCAAGGAGGCGATCCGCGATTTTGTCTCCAAATTGCCGGAGGGCGCCCAAGTGGCTTTGCGGGTCTATGGCCACAAGGGAAGCAATCAGGAGAAGGATAAGGAACTCTCCTGCAAGAGTACCGAGGTGGTTTATCCCTTGAGGGCTTACGACAAATCCTCCTTCCAGAAGTCCCTGGACAAATTCCGTCCGATGGGCTGGACTCCCTTGGCTGCGGCGATTGAGCAGGCAAAGAATGATTTGAGCGGGAATTCGGGAGAAAATGTGGAGAACATCATCTATGTGGTGAGCGACGGGATTGAAACCTGCGGAGGGGATCCGGTCAAAGCGGCGAAGGAGCTGCATGAGTCGGAGATCCAGGCGATTGTCAACATCATCGGTTTTGATGTGGACAATGAAGGACAACGGGCCCTGAAAAAGGTGGCGGAAGCCGGTGGAGGCAAATACACCACTGTGAACAGCGGGGAAGATCTCAGGAAGCATTTGGAAGAGGAATACACTCGTTTGAGGAATGAATGGTGGATTTGGGGAGTCGATAGTTCCTTGGATGCTTGGCGGCAGTGGGGGGAGAAATGGGAAAAGCTTAGTAAATTAGATACATTGTTTTCAGACAAAAATAATGAAGAAAACAGTCGGATGCTACATGCGAAAGATTATCTCGAATCCCAAGGGAAGTTAAGTGATTTTGTCGGGCTTTATAATAAAATAAATGATCGATGGCTTAAAATTAACAAATATAGAGAGGGTCGATATTTTGAATTAGACAATATCCTAAAAGAAGAGGAAGCTAATGAAACGAGAAGAGTGAAAGAAAAAGCCCAGGAAATGGAGGATCAATATCAATAA